One stretch of Saccharomonospora xinjiangensis XJ-54 DNA includes these proteins:
- a CDS encoding OsmC family peroxiredoxin — protein sequence MATRDATTHWKGGLNSGTGTLALDSSNSARFTVTFPRRVGEPEGTTSPEELIAAAQASCLAMNLAGTLEKDGLTPNTIDVTASVTVNPTDGGLSIDTVAITLRAAVDGVDEERFSALAQRAKDTCPVSRALAGTTITMDAALA from the coding sequence ATGGCCACACGCGACGCGACCACTCACTGGAAGGGCGGGCTCAACTCGGGAACGGGCACGCTCGCGCTCGACTCGTCGAACTCGGCGCGGTTCACCGTGACGTTCCCCCGCAGGGTCGGGGAACCCGAGGGCACCACCAGTCCGGAAGAGCTGATCGCCGCAGCGCAGGCATCCTGCCTCGCCATGAACCTCGCGGGGACGCTGGAGAAGGACGGCCTGACTCCGAACACCATCGACGTCACCGCCTCGGTGACGGTCAACCCCACCGACGGTGGCCTCAGCATCGACACCGTCGCCATCACCCTGCGCGCGGCTGTGGACGGCGTTGACGAGGAGCGCTTCAGCGCGCTGGCACAACGCGCCAAGGACACGTGTCCGGTGAGCAGGGCACTCGCGGGTACCACGATCACGATGGACGCGGCACTCGCCTGA
- a CDS encoding TetR/AcrR family transcriptional regulator codes for MTQTPAHRGARQRARAEITLEIKDAARRQLAVQGAQALSLRAVARELGMVSSALYRYFPSRDDLLTALIIDAYNSLGEAAETAVLRHEHPRAQWVGACHAVREWARRNPHEYLLVYGSPVPGYHAPQDTIGPAGRVPRALVAVLRTAVARDEITGDAKEELEAHDLPAALLPQLDIVAAALGEVPAPLLARGLAALTQLFGMIGFELTGQFTKSLDPADAFVSHTIERMADFVGLAPPCRNGE; via the coding sequence ATGACTCAGACCCCTGCTCATCGGGGCGCGCGGCAACGCGCACGGGCGGAGATCACGCTCGAGATCAAGGACGCGGCAAGGCGGCAACTCGCCGTCCAGGGCGCTCAGGCGCTGTCCCTTCGCGCCGTCGCCAGGGAACTGGGCATGGTGTCGTCGGCGCTCTATCGCTACTTTCCCAGCCGCGACGACCTGCTCACCGCCTTGATCATCGACGCGTACAACAGTCTCGGCGAAGCCGCGGAGACGGCCGTTCTCCGCCACGAACACCCACGCGCGCAGTGGGTCGGGGCCTGCCACGCCGTGCGCGAATGGGCACGTCGCAACCCTCACGAATACCTGCTCGTCTACGGCTCGCCTGTCCCCGGCTACCACGCGCCGCAGGACACCATCGGCCCCGCGGGCCGCGTTCCACGCGCCCTCGTCGCCGTGCTGCGGACAGCGGTGGCACGCGACGAGATCACCGGAGACGCGAAGGAGGAGCTGGAGGCGCACGACCTGCCCGCCGCGCTGCTACCGCAGCTCGACATCGTGGCCGCCGCTCTCGGCGAAGTACCCGCGCCCCTGCTCGCGCGAGGACTCGCCGCGTTGACACAGCTGTTCGGCATGATCGGTTTCGAACTCACCGGCCAGTTCACGAAGAGTCTCGACCCTGCCGATGCCTTCGTCTCTCACACGATCGAACGAATGGCCGACTTCGTCGGACTTGCCCCGCCATGCCGGAATGGCGAGTGA
- a CDS encoding ABC transporter permease translates to MTTATLPRSASGAGGGTLTGTGHLVRLALRRDRLMLPLWIVVIAGLPMASVGAYEELYPNPAQRAALTTSLGDNPSIALLYGPAHDLSTAGGFTAWRFGTMLSVFLALVCVFTMVRHTRQEEDTGRQELLSSTVVGRQAPLTASLVVSAGFALLTGIATAGALIAGGLDAAGSFAFGLGLAAVALVFTGIAAITAQLAEYSRTANGLAGAALGVAFALRAVGDAADVTWLSWLSPIGWASQARAFAGDRFWVLTIPLLVTGVLVAVAYALQRRRDIGLGLMPASLGPATAGQRLRTAFALSTRLHKGTLTGWVVGFALLSVLFGALAADIGDIVGDNDQMREMLARMGGSQGVIDAYLASSAGVLGMVAALFVVQAAVRMRSEETGLRAEPLLTTGVSRLRWIAGHLVFVFGGGVALMVVAGLGMGLAHGVRVGDVAGQTPDVLLACLVQLPAVFVVAGVAVTLFGILPSYTAGAWAVAAVLLLLSMFGPVLDLSQAVLNLSPFQHVPKVPSVEVTATPMVWLTLAAVALTAAGIARFRSRDIG, encoded by the coding sequence GTGACCACCGCGACTCTCCCTCGCTCCGCCTCAGGTGCCGGAGGAGGAACACTCACCGGGACCGGCCACCTCGTCCGGCTCGCTCTTCGCCGCGACAGGTTGATGCTGCCGCTCTGGATCGTCGTGATCGCCGGTCTGCCCATGGCGAGCGTCGGCGCGTACGAGGAGCTCTACCCGAACCCCGCGCAACGAGCAGCGCTCACCACCAGCCTCGGCGACAACCCTTCGATCGCGTTGCTGTACGGCCCCGCTCACGACCTCTCCACGGCAGGCGGCTTCACCGCGTGGCGGTTCGGCACGATGCTGTCGGTGTTCCTCGCACTGGTGTGCGTGTTCACGATGGTGCGGCACACAAGGCAGGAGGAAGACACAGGGAGGCAGGAACTGCTGTCGTCCACTGTGGTCGGCAGGCAGGCACCGCTCACCGCGTCCCTCGTCGTCAGTGCTGGTTTCGCCCTGCTCACCGGGATCGCCACTGCGGGGGCGCTGATCGCGGGTGGCCTCGACGCGGCGGGGTCGTTCGCCTTCGGGCTCGGGCTCGCCGCCGTGGCGCTCGTCTTCACCGGTATCGCCGCGATCACCGCCCAGCTCGCCGAGTATTCCAGGACGGCGAACGGGCTCGCGGGAGCGGCGCTCGGGGTCGCCTTCGCGTTGCGGGCCGTCGGGGACGCCGCCGACGTCACCTGGTTGTCCTGGCTGTCACCCATCGGCTGGGCGAGCCAGGCCCGTGCGTTCGCGGGAGACCGGTTCTGGGTGTTGACGATCCCGTTGCTCGTCACCGGTGTGCTCGTCGCCGTCGCGTACGCGCTGCAACGCAGGCGGGACATCGGGCTCGGACTGATGCCTGCCTCGCTCGGCCCCGCCACCGCGGGACAACGCCTTCGCACGGCGTTCGCGCTGTCCACGCGTCTGCACAAGGGAACGCTCACCGGGTGGGTGGTCGGTTTCGCGTTGCTGAGCGTGCTTTTCGGCGCATTGGCCGCCGACATCGGCGACATCGTGGGCGACAACGACCAGATGCGCGAGATGCTGGCGAGGATGGGCGGCAGTCAAGGCGTCATCGACGCCTACCTCGCGTCGTCGGCTGGTGTCCTCGGCATGGTGGCCGCACTCTTCGTCGTGCAGGCGGCTGTGCGGATGCGGTCGGAGGAGACCGGCCTGCGTGCCGAACCGCTGCTGACCACCGGAGTCTCCCGGCTCAGGTGGATCGCGGGGCACCTGGTGTTCGTGTTCGGCGGCGGCGTCGCGCTGATGGTGGTGGCCGGACTCGGCATGGGTCTCGCACACGGCGTCAGGGTCGGCGACGTCGCGGGGCAGACACCGGACGTGCTCCTGGCCTGCCTCGTGCAACTGCCTGCCGTGTTCGTCGTCGCTGGCGTGGCGGTCACGCTGTTCGGGATCCTTCCCTCCTACACGGCGGGGGCGTGGGCGGTGGCGGCCGTTCTGCTGCTGCTCTCGATGTTCGGCCCCGTGCTCGACCTCAGCCAGGCCGTGCTCAACCTGTCGCCGTTCCAGCACGTCCCGAAGGTTCCGAGCGTGGAGGTCACGGCGACGCCGATGGTGTGGCTGACGCTGGCCGCCGTCGCCCTCACAGCAGCAGGCATCGCCCGGTTCCGCAGCCGCGACATCGGGTGA
- a CDS encoding beta-ketoacyl synthase N-terminal-like domain-containing protein, which produces MLSPRGGIGICGVGAVTGYGWGQQALWEGLRTAKPAAVLTPGYGCGTGDTGDTGDTGDTGDTGDDRGISRAEDGWVARVPEGGDPTDGRGRFARAMRAAAREAIEDAHRRGWKEGRTVGLLHAVVLGEVELWRDFYLREHGDLRARDYLALMPSTPMSTLMQEYGFHGPAMNVSAMCASGNAALLTAKLWLDAGVVDDVVLVATDLSLTPENVRHFVRLGVTVVDTDPLDGCRPFQEGSRGFVMGEAAVGFVLSRRSGTPYTTLLGGAMSHDAHHATSIDPELTQVRRSFREALDNAGVRADAVGYLNAHGPGTRQCDTAEAAIADELFPDGVGLYSVKPLVGHCQGAAAAVEVAVTALGYERGQVPAPPQVARAHPRLLHGLVDVDDRLTVKSSLGMGGHNSVVVLAPPA; this is translated from the coding sequence ATGCTGAGTCCACGAGGCGGAATCGGGATTTGCGGAGTCGGCGCCGTCACCGGCTACGGCTGGGGACAGCAGGCCCTGTGGGAGGGCTTGCGGACGGCGAAGCCCGCTGCGGTCCTCACCCCGGGGTACGGCTGTGGCACCGGGGACACCGGGGACACCGGGGACACCGGGGACACCGGGGACACCGGAGACGACCGTGGCATCTCCCGTGCCGAGGACGGCTGGGTCGCGAGGGTTCCCGAAGGGGGCGACCCCACGGACGGCAGAGGGCGGTTCGCCAGAGCCATGCGCGCCGCGGCGCGCGAGGCGATCGAGGATGCACACCGGCGAGGGTGGAAGGAGGGCCGCACCGTGGGCCTGCTCCACGCGGTCGTACTCGGCGAGGTCGAGCTGTGGCGCGACTTCTACCTGCGGGAACACGGTGACCTCAGGGCGAGGGACTACCTCGCCCTTATGCCGTCCACGCCGATGTCCACACTCATGCAGGAGTACGGCTTCCACGGCCCCGCGATGAACGTGTCTGCCATGTGCGCGTCCGGCAACGCGGCGCTGCTCACCGCGAAACTGTGGCTGGACGCCGGTGTCGTGGACGACGTGGTGCTCGTGGCCACCGACCTGTCGCTGACACCGGAGAACGTGCGGCACTTCGTCCGGCTCGGCGTCACCGTCGTCGATACCGATCCCCTCGACGGGTGCAGGCCGTTCCAGGAGGGCAGTCGCGGGTTCGTGATGGGCGAGGCCGCCGTGGGGTTCGTGCTGTCGAGGCGGTCGGGTACGCCCTACACGACGCTGCTCGGCGGGGCCATGTCGCACGACGCACACCACGCCACGTCGATCGATCCTGAGCTGACCCAGGTACGGCGTAGTTTCCGGGAGGCACTCGACAACGCGGGGGTGCGTGCGGACGCGGTCGGTTATCTGAACGCCCACGGCCCCGGCACCCGCCAGTGCGACACGGCCGAGGCGGCCATCGCCGACGAGTTGTTCCCTGACGGCGTGGGCCTGTACTCGGTGAAGCCGCTGGTGGGGCACTGCCAGGGTGCGGCGGCGGCGGTCGAGGTCGCCGTCACCGCCCTCGGCTACGAGCGGGGTCAGGTTCCCGCACCGCCGCAGGTCGCGCGGGCGCACCCGAGACTGTTGCACGGGCTCGTCGATGTGGACGACCGGCTGACCGTGAAGTCGTCGCTGGGTATGGGCGGTCACAACTCTGTGGTCGTGCTGGCGCCGCCTGCCTGA
- a CDS encoding ATP-binding protein, giving the protein MRFLNRVDELAFLRRRLASDRAELLVVYGRRRVGKTELLNHLATEVRSFVLEATETVKHEQLADFTAELARVSGDDLLARQALTSWDAALAAIARFVGKRRTLVVLDEFQLLAKQAPELESVLSRWWRTTGRTLPIVLVLAGSEISFFEDEVLAGRLYGRRTGQLKVEPFLAKDAGLFHPAYSAQDRIRAFSVCGGVPYYLDRFTDDRPLPDHLLDEVFDRGGLLHDEAELLLRQSLRDPAGHVAVLRSIADGHNRNSTIAARTGLEPATVTKLLRTLERLGLVEQQRPVTSSGRSKKTAYRVCDHFLRFHYRFVEPARTRTRTRELAEDYLRGVVLPQLDHHASSAWEDVCREHVLLTFPEASRVGRWWGQAPTGDGRRTEEREIDIVGLDTQARVSVVGMCKWTASPVDFDELNLLDRLTPFVERGAQPHRVLCSRSGFSPRLRAYAAEDDTLTLLTPEDVTAAPPSTSRGA; this is encoded by the coding sequence GTGCGCTTCCTCAACCGGGTCGATGAACTCGCCTTCCTGCGCAGGCGGCTCGCCAGTGACCGAGCCGAACTGCTCGTCGTCTACGGCCGTCGCCGGGTCGGCAAGACTGAACTGCTCAACCACCTGGCCACCGAAGTGCGATCGTTCGTGCTGGAAGCTACCGAGACGGTGAAACACGAACAGCTTGCCGACTTCACCGCCGAACTGGCTCGGGTGTCGGGCGACGACCTGCTGGCCAGGCAAGCCCTGACGAGCTGGGACGCCGCGCTGGCCGCGATCGCGCGGTTCGTGGGGAAGCGCCGCACCCTCGTGGTCCTGGACGAGTTCCAGTTACTCGCAAAGCAGGCTCCCGAACTGGAGAGCGTGCTCAGCCGCTGGTGGCGCACCACAGGACGGACTCTGCCGATCGTGCTCGTCCTCGCGGGCAGCGAGATCTCGTTTTTCGAGGACGAGGTGCTCGCCGGACGCCTCTACGGCCGCCGCACCGGTCAGCTCAAGGTGGAACCCTTCCTCGCGAAGGACGCAGGGCTTTTCCATCCCGCGTACTCGGCGCAGGACAGAATTCGGGCGTTCTCCGTCTGCGGGGGTGTCCCGTACTACCTCGACCGGTTCACCGACGACCGCCCGCTGCCCGACCATCTCCTCGACGAGGTGTTCGACCGGGGTGGCCTGCTCCACGACGAAGCCGAACTGCTGTTGCGGCAGTCCCTTCGAGACCCTGCCGGACACGTGGCCGTCCTGCGTTCCATCGCCGACGGGCACAATCGCAACAGCACCATCGCCGCGCGGACCGGTCTCGAACCCGCGACCGTCACGAAACTCCTGCGCACACTGGAGCGCCTGGGACTCGTGGAACAGCAACGGCCGGTCACCTCCTCGGGGCGCAGCAAGAAGACGGCGTACCGGGTGTGCGACCACTTCCTGCGCTTCCATTACCGGTTCGTGGAGCCCGCCCGCACGCGGACCCGCACGCGTGAGCTCGCCGAGGACTACCTGCGTGGGGTGGTGCTGCCCCAACTCGACCACCACGCTTCGTCGGCGTGGGAGGACGTGTGCCGCGAACACGTCCTCCTCACCTTTCCCGAGGCGAGCCGCGTCGGGCGATGGTGGGGCCAGGCGCCGACCGGGGACGGCAGGCGCACGGAGGAACGGGAGATCGACATCGTGGGCCTGGACACGCAGGCACGGGTGTCGGTGGTCGGCATGTGCAAGTGGACAGCCTCGCCTGTCGATTTCGACGAACTGAATCTGCTCGATCGACTGACCCCGTTCGTCGAGCGGGGAGCACAACCGCATCGGGTGCTCTGTTCCCGGTCGGGATTCTCACCGCGCCTGCGCGCGTACGCCGCCGAGGACGACACGCTCACGCTCCTGACTCCGGAGGACGTCACCGCGGCACCCCCCTCGACTTCACGAGGGGCGTAG
- a CDS encoding nitroreductase/quinone reductase family protein, producing MNDGAGGNATTHYLRPGRGARAMNRAVAALTRRGMSLWGSRVLSVAGRTTGIMRSTPVNVLTLDGEQYLVAARGNTEWVRNLRAAGIGKLSVGKREEWFEGVEILDDDRLPVLRAYLRRWAWEVGAFFDGVTADASDDELRTAAGKHPVFRIKPATAPEQG from the coding sequence ATGAATGACGGGGCAGGCGGGAACGCCACAACTCACTACCTGCGCCCTGGGCGCGGTGCCAGGGCGATGAACCGCGCTGTCGCCGCGCTGACACGGCGAGGGATGAGCCTGTGGGGCAGCAGGGTCCTCTCCGTCGCGGGGCGCACAACCGGGATCATGCGCTCGACGCCGGTGAACGTGCTCACCCTTGACGGCGAGCAGTACCTCGTCGCCGCACGCGGCAACACGGAGTGGGTTCGCAATCTGAGGGCCGCGGGAATCGGCAAGCTCAGCGTGGGCAAGCGCGAGGAGTGGTTCGAGGGAGTCGAGATTCTCGACGACGACCGGCTGCCTGTGTTGCGTGCCTACCTGCGCCGCTGGGCATGGGAGGTCGGCGCGTTCTTCGACGGGGTGACCGCCGACGCGTCCGACGACGAACTACGGACCGCCGCAGGGAAGCACCCCGTGTTCCGGATCAAGCCGGCGACGGCGCCGGAACAGGGGTGA
- a CDS encoding sensor domain-containing protein has protein sequence MEAYTRDEVSTWESQEDVVELALAANAAGAWSVVLPDYDVTWSAELPGVIGAEAGDPRAVRERLLELIAPLTVAAKNCPVWHNFDLEQCHTTPGGETRWTRFLARAQGNAVTGTVDRLVGIATDVTERHGNAQALADLADRYRLLVEFSPDGICVHQDGDLVYVNPAAARFVAAGEPGQLLGRPIIDFVCPSSVPELLRRVSSLRGPGEATEPTEVRLARLDGGSMLIESVSVRTTWKGKPAYQVIMRDITAQKAVETALRYQAALVRHVSDAIIATTPDGMVTSWNPAAERVYGHSEDLALGKPVGELVGATLDPEAVVGQGGVVEAEHRRADGSVLTVRVSASPMESGYVLVCADETARRAAERRYRTVVTALDEGVVVIDGCGFVSSANPAAGRILGLPVETMIGCSPTLFPLADESGARIPPSEYPSALTRTTGMAMNGRVVRARRPDGRWVWLSMSCRPLDGNASPPHQVVTSFTDITERKAIGERLEHDATHDPLTNLANRTLVLQRLAEALRQPHGRSRACVLFIDLDKFKVINDSLGHGIGDKVLRIAGRRLKNCVRRNDLVGRLGGDEFAVVTFGVEHSKQIQALIDHIRKALTEPINVEGRRLRIDASIGVVTAQENDERSAEDLLRDADVAMYQAKTRGRGRHEFFDVELRERVQRQLRLEQDLRESVRGGQLWVAYQPVVDLRTYQRVAVEGLLRWQHPTHGPISPAEFIPLAEESDLITLIGGHMMRTATREMAKWQLRCGTRTRLTVNLSARQLEDDSVVAAVNDALRSTGFPPGELCLEITESALMRDPEAAADVLTSLRDLGVRLAIDDFGTGYSSLAQLWKLPLDTLKIDRSFVAGLDSGDKTDAEAIIKGIVTMAHSMGLTVIAEGTENERQVAILRELGCDQAQGFHFGRPAPADDVFGS, from the coding sequence ATGGAGGCGTACACCCGCGACGAGGTTTCCACCTGGGAGAGCCAGGAGGACGTCGTCGAACTCGCGCTCGCCGCGAACGCCGCAGGCGCGTGGTCTGTCGTCCTCCCCGACTACGACGTTACGTGGAGCGCGGAACTCCCCGGTGTCATCGGAGCCGAAGCCGGCGACCCCCGCGCGGTGCGGGAGCGGCTACTCGAATTGATCGCGCCGTTGACCGTGGCCGCGAAAAATTGCCCTGTGTGGCACAATTTCGACCTTGAGCAGTGCCACACGACGCCCGGCGGTGAAACCCGATGGACTCGCTTTCTCGCCCGCGCTCAGGGCAATGCCGTCACCGGCACGGTGGACCGGCTGGTGGGAATCGCCACTGACGTGACTGAACGGCACGGCAACGCGCAGGCACTGGCCGATCTCGCTGACCGCTATCGCCTGCTTGTGGAGTTCAGCCCCGACGGCATCTGCGTTCACCAGGACGGCGATCTCGTCTACGTCAATCCCGCCGCTGCCCGATTCGTGGCGGCCGGTGAGCCCGGACAGTTGCTCGGCCGTCCGATCATCGACTTCGTGTGCCCGTCCTCGGTTCCGGAACTGCTGCGGCGGGTGTCCTCCCTTCGCGGGCCCGGCGAGGCGACGGAGCCGACCGAGGTGCGGCTCGCGCGGCTCGACGGTGGGTCGATGCTCATCGAGTCGGTATCCGTGCGCACCACCTGGAAGGGCAAGCCCGCATACCAGGTGATCATGCGCGACATCACGGCGCAGAAGGCCGTGGAGACGGCGCTGCGCTATCAGGCGGCGCTGGTGCGTCACGTCAGCGACGCGATCATCGCGACCACGCCGGACGGCATGGTGACGAGCTGGAATCCCGCCGCCGAACGGGTCTACGGCCACAGCGAGGACCTCGCGCTCGGCAAGCCGGTCGGCGAACTGGTCGGCGCGACACTCGATCCCGAAGCGGTCGTCGGTCAGGGCGGTGTCGTCGAGGCGGAACATCGCAGGGCCGACGGGTCGGTGCTGACCGTGCGGGTGTCGGCCTCCCCGATGGAGAGCGGATACGTGCTCGTCTGCGCCGACGAGACAGCACGCAGGGCAGCCGAACGCCGGTACCGGACCGTGGTGACGGCGCTCGACGAGGGTGTCGTGGTGATCGACGGATGCGGATTCGTCAGCTCGGCCAACCCGGCGGCGGGCCGGATACTGGGTCTTCCGGTCGAGACGATGATCGGTTGCTCACCCACGCTGTTCCCGCTCGCCGACGAGTCCGGCGCCCGCATCCCGCCGAGTGAATACCCTTCGGCGTTGACGAGGACCACCGGCATGGCGATGAACGGTCGTGTGGTCAGGGCCAGGCGTCCTGACGGACGCTGGGTGTGGTTGTCGATGAGCTGCCGCCCTCTCGACGGCAACGCGAGCCCGCCCCACCAGGTGGTCACGTCGTTCACCGATATCACCGAGCGCAAGGCCATCGGTGAGCGGCTCGAACACGACGCCACCCACGACCCGCTGACCAACCTCGCCAACCGCACGCTGGTGCTCCAACGGCTCGCGGAGGCGCTTCGCCAGCCGCACGGCCGGTCGCGAGCGTGCGTGCTGTTCATCGACCTGGACAAATTCAAGGTCATCAACGATTCCCTCGGCCACGGGATCGGCGACAAGGTGCTGCGCATCGCGGGCCGGCGGCTGAAGAACTGCGTTCGCCGGAACGACCTTGTCGGCAGGCTCGGAGGTGACGAGTTCGCCGTCGTCACGTTCGGCGTCGAACACAGCAAGCAGATACAGGCCCTCATCGACCACATCCGCAAGGCCCTCACCGAACCCATCAACGTCGAGGGCCGCAGGCTCCGCATCGACGCGAGCATCGGTGTCGTGACGGCGCAGGAGAACGACGAACGCTCGGCCGAGGACCTGCTTCGCGACGCCGACGTGGCGATGTACCAGGCGAAGACCAGGGGACGCGGCAGGCACGAGTTCTTCGACGTCGAGCTGCGGGAGCGGGTGCAACGGCAGCTGCGGCTGGAGCAGGATCTCCGCGAGTCCGTGCGGGGCGGCCAGCTCTGGGTCGCCTACCAGCCCGTCGTGGACCTGCGCACCTATCAGCGGGTCGCCGTGGAGGGTCTGCTGCGCTGGCAACACCCCACACACGGGCCGATCTCACCGGCCGAGTTCATCCCGCTGGCCGAGGAGAGCGACCTCATCACGCTCATCGGCGGGCACATGATGCGCACGGCCACTCGCGAGATGGCGAAATGGCAGCTGCGCTGCGGCACGCGCACGAGGCTCACCGTGAATCTCTCCGCGCGCCAGCTCGAGGACGACTCCGTCGTGGCCGCCGTCAACGACGCGCTGCGCAGCACCGGATTCCCGCCGGGCGAACTGTGTTTGGAGATCACCGAGAGCGCGCTGATGCGAGACCCCGAAGCCGCGGCCGACGTGCTCACGTCCCTTCGCGACCTCGGGGTCCGGCTCGCGATCGACGACTTCGGCACCGGTTACTCGTCGCTCGCCCAGCTCTGGAAACTGCCCCTCGACACGCTCAAGATCGACCGCTCCTTCGTGGCGGGGCTCGACAGCGGCGACAAGACCGACGCCGAGGCGATCATCAAGGGCATCGTCACGATGGCCCACTCGATGGGACTCACCGTCATCGCGGAAGGCACCGAGAACGAGCGGCAGGTGGCGATCCTGCGGGAACTCGGCTGCGATCAGGCCCAGGGCTTCCACTTCGGCAGGCCGGCACCGGCCGACGATGTGTTCGGAAGCTGA
- a CDS encoding glutaredoxin domain-containing protein, translating to MSIDTIEFYWRPGCPFCAILRGRLRESGLPVRETNIWEDSGAAARVRSVNGGNETVPTVFVGDHALVNPSMDELTAVIAREAPELFGLAQPSVQPSAQGYGAHGFQH from the coding sequence TTGAGCATTGACACTATCGAGTTCTACTGGCGCCCCGGGTGCCCCTTCTGCGCGATCCTGCGGGGTCGCCTGCGGGAGAGCGGCCTGCCGGTGCGGGAGACCAACATCTGGGAGGACTCCGGCGCGGCAGCACGGGTGCGCTCTGTCAACGGTGGAAACGAGACCGTTCCCACCGTCTTCGTCGGAGACCACGCACTCGTCAACCCGAGCATGGACGAGCTGACCGCGGTGATCGCGCGGGAGGCTCCCGAGCTTTTCGGCCTCGCCCAGCCGTCGGTACAGCCTTCGGCTCAGGGCTATGGCGCCCACGGCTTCCAGCACTGA
- a CDS encoding NAD-dependent succinate-semialdehyde dehydrogenase, translated as MSERHIIERVPKQIFVDGAWRGSADGGVFEVADPANASTLCEVADGQADDAKAAVEAAVEAQEQWAATPPRQRGEILRRAWQLMTDRTDELATLMTLEMGKSLTESRAEVAYASDYFRWFSEEAVRIDGDYARTPDGKARMIVTRQPVGPCLLITPWNFPLAMGTRKIGPAVAAGCTMIVKPAQLTPLSMLTLADLLTEAGLPGGVLNVVPSTSASRIVNPVLADPRIRKLSFTGSTEVGRTLVRQCAPNLTRMSMELGGNAAFLVFDDADLDAAVEGAVTAKMRNNGESCVAANRFLVQSSIAEEFTVRLTERMAALRMGRGTEPDVVVGPLVNEGQRGTVSELVEDAIARGALATTGGEPGEGDGYFYRPTVLADVPDDARILREEVFGPVAPVTTFADEDEALAGANDTEYGLVGYVFTRDLDRAVRVGEGLATGMVGINTGLVSNTSAPFGGIKASGFGREGGHEGIAEYLDTKYLSLALRS; from the coding sequence ATGAGCGAGCGGCACATCATCGAGCGGGTTCCCAAGCAGATCTTCGTCGATGGCGCCTGGCGCGGGTCGGCCGACGGCGGCGTGTTCGAGGTGGCCGATCCCGCGAACGCCTCAACATTGTGCGAGGTCGCGGACGGTCAGGCCGACGACGCGAAGGCCGCGGTGGAAGCCGCCGTCGAGGCGCAGGAGCAGTGGGCGGCCACGCCTCCGAGGCAGCGTGGCGAAATCCTGCGCCGCGCCTGGCAGCTGATGACCGATCGCACCGACGAACTCGCCACCCTCATGACACTGGAGATGGGCAAGAGCCTCACGGAATCGCGCGCCGAAGTGGCCTACGCGTCCGACTACTTCCGCTGGTTCTCCGAGGAAGCGGTCCGCATCGACGGCGACTACGCGCGAACGCCGGACGGCAAGGCCCGCATGATCGTCACGAGACAGCCGGTAGGCCCCTGCCTGCTGATCACACCGTGGAACTTCCCGCTCGCCATGGGCACTCGCAAGATCGGGCCCGCTGTGGCGGCGGGCTGCACGATGATCGTCAAACCTGCGCAGCTCACGCCGTTGTCGATGCTCACGCTCGCCGACCTGCTCACCGAGGCCGGGCTCCCCGGCGGAGTGTTGAACGTCGTGCCGAGCACCTCGGCGAGCCGGATCGTGAATCCCGTCCTCGCCGACCCTCGCATCCGCAAACTCTCGTTCACGGGATCGACGGAGGTCGGCCGCACGCTCGTGCGGCAATGTGCGCCGAACCTCACGCGCATGTCGATGGAACTCGGCGGGAACGCGGCCTTCCTCGTGTTCGACGACGCCGACCTCGACGCGGCGGTGGAGGGAGCGGTCACCGCGAAGATGCGCAACAACGGCGAGTCGTGCGTCGCGGCCAACCGCTTCCTCGTGCAGTCGTCGATAGCCGAGGAGTTCACCGTCCGGCTCACCGAACGTATGGCGGCCCTGCGGATGGGACGTGGCACGGAACCCGATGTCGTCGTGGGACCTCTGGTGAACGAGGGGCAGCGCGGCACGGTGTCGGAACTCGTCGAGGACGCGATCGCCCGTGGCGCGCTGGCGACCACGGGCGGGGAGCCGGGCGAAGGGGACGGCTACTTCTACCGCCCCACCGTGCTCGCCGACGTTCCCGACGACGCCAGGATTCTCCGCGAGGAGGTGTTCGGTCCCGTCGCTCCCGTAACGACCTTCGCCGACGAGGACGAGGCTCTGGCCGGGGCGAACGACACCGAGTACGGACTCGTCGGCTACGTCTTCACCCGCGACCTCGACCGCGCTGTCCGCGTCGGCGAGGGCCTCGCCACCGGCATGGTGGGCATCAACACCGGGCTGGTCTCCAACACCTCGGCCCCGTTCGGCGGGATCAAGGCGTCCGGCTTCGGCCGCGAGGGTGGTCACGAAGGCATCGCCGAATACCTCGACACGAAGTACCTGTCGCTGGCGCTCCGGTCGTAG